The Scleropages formosus chromosome 3, fSclFor1.1, whole genome shotgun sequence genome contains the following window.
attgatacattaaaaatgacccaactgtacaaacgggtaaatcattcaaagtactttaacattgtaaattgctttggagaaagtgtcatttaaaaataaataattctagTAACTCCACATCCACTCAGAAAAGCTGCAGTGATGTGGGGTACTTCTATTTTGCAGTTGCTTTCCTAATTAGTCAGCGATAAGGTTGTGGAAAACATGGCCTGGGAAAAGGTGAAGAGAGGAGCGAGACAGGAACACAACTACTTCTGCTATGACCCAAACAACCTGTCTGTTTAAACCCCCCTGAGCGGTAGGTATGATGGAGAGAGAAGGTTACAGATTATAGGTTATAGTTATAGGTCTatgtgagatttttacagaacctcagccttgaaaaaaaaaatcaggtgatgtctgtattattaacatATGACTGACTGTGATTtcgtggtaaaagtgactttggagttcaGGTTAGGACCAAGACGAGTTACAAACTGATCTCCAGTCCCAGTTGTAGAGCCTGTGTGTTTACAGACAAAACATAAAGCCAGCAGACAGACAGTGTGGCAGACAGATACATACAGAGTCTCGAACCTTGAGCGTGCTCTGCAGGATGCGCAGACGGTGCAGCTTCTCATTCAGGAGGGGGTCGTTGCAGCGCCGTACAAACGACCGTTTGTACTCGAGCCTGCTGGATGGTCGGTGCTCACCAAGGGGCGACAAGCTGGCCCGCTCCAGAGCACGGTACAGGTCACGAAGGGagtccacctgctgcccgtCCTGCTCTATAGCCAGAGAGATGTTGCTTGGTCATGATCACAGCCCTCAAAAATTTCCATTCACCTTGCATGTACTCATCTTGTTATGTATGTTATACTCCCCCGTGTGCTCACCTGTATCTCTGTCATGGCTGTGGCCCTGACCTCTATGGTAGCGCGTTGCGTCACTTTGATCTGTGCTGGCGGTCATGCTGAGAAGGGCATGGAGCCCACCGTCACGCGGTAAGGTGTAGCTGCGAGGTTTGCCCCCTCCCCCGGGCACATTCAGTAGCTGTCCACCCCCAGCCGGAGTGAGAGGGCCATAGTGCTCCTGCAGCAGGCTGCGCTGGGCGGGCAGTGTGGACTGGCGGCGTCCCTCGGGGGACAACGCGGTGCCCGGCTCGCTGCTGAAAACCGCGTCATCCAGGGGCAGCGTCTGCAGGTAGTGCAGCCCCGAACTCGTCAGCGGGGTCTCAATCAAGTCCTGCCACGAGCGCCGCTGGCTGGCCGATTTGCACGCCGGAGAGGTGCCACTGCTGCTACCTCCCAGCGGCTCAGAGCGGAACTCCTCGTGGGACGAGCGCGACTGCGAGGTCTCTGTAGAGGACAGACGACCGTGTTTGGGCTCCAGGTAAGGGCTGCTGCCGCCCACCTGCATGGGACGAGAGAGAGTAGTTGATGCCAGCTGGTCATGTGACCCGACACGGCTGTTCCACACTTTGTGTCATGTGATTCTGGGAAGTGATGCCATGAATTCAGTCATCTGAATCCCTGGAAGGAAGATGAATTGTGGAAGCTGGACAACGGACACATTGGACCTCCTGCAGATCACTGTGTTAATAGTAATAATCATTAATTCTCAGTCTCAGCTGTGACTCCAGACGTGGCCCAGCCGCTTCACCCTTCTCCAGGCAGAGGGGAAAGGACTCGTGGTGCTGTTGGAGATAGCCTCTGGGGGGCGCTGTTGAGCTAAAAGGAACCACACTGATGCTTCACTTGGAGTGTGTACTTTTGACCCTATGGAACAGTGTCCTAGACTTCAGTCCTCAGTCACAGCTGGATGGGAACAGTCACAATCAGGAGTGACGGACACTTCCTAGCACTTTTTATGTCGGGAATAAAGTTGTGGTTTTCGCAAGTCCAAGCTGGACTCTAAGGAACATGAGAACTATGAGGACGTGTGAATGAGCTGTCAAAAGAGCAACACAAAGGATGCAATAAAGCAAAACCTTGGGGAGGACAGCTGGGGTACAGCAGACTGTTAGCCCTCATTAAACAATTGAGATGACAGTTTAGGGACTGAGGACACCTTGTGGACTGGACAGGATAGATGCTGATCAACTTTGGACAGCAGCACCTGAAAAAACCAATCAAAGGTCAACAGACCCTGGTAAGCAcaactatgtgtgtgtgtgtgtgtgtgtgtgtgtgttccacctaAGAGGTGCTCCACGGCAGAGGGACTCACCGAGGGAGGCCGGGGATAGGTGTCGTACGGAGGCGGAGGGCTGTCTTGTTTGGGCGTGGAAGGTGTGTCCGTGTCTTCGCGATCACTCTCACTCCAGTAATCTGGGGTACAGAAACACCCGACAGCTCAGATATGACAACACTGTCACCAGCAGGGGGAATCAGAGGACCCAACATTCCAGCTCCTCCTGTTATGGAGACTCGAATTAGGAAttcagaaacatgcaaacattttccagttcatttatttactttaatctgtgtttttttcccaaaaaatcGATTTTTTTAGAGCAGCAAATGTCACCTGTATTTACATGGGACTAAAGAGCaaccaaacagaacaggagtgtgtgaCCACctcaattcaactcacttccacactGTTTACAACTCATTTCTGGGATTTCAGTGACCAGTAACAAGCTGAGGAATGTTTGACATATTTACGGGATGAATCCACCAACAGTCAGCACTGAACAGCGCTTtgtgaacacaaaaaatatttttaatcagaaatattacaataaaaattctTATAAAGTTAGgaataaatgtgactttggagttataaACAGATGCTCCCAGCAGTGTTCATAACATGAGGTTCCACTGTAGTTAGAACTTTTGGAACACGCTTCCGTTCAGCTTAATGCTAATGTTACTAATTTTCATGAGAATCTTGGGAGAGATTCACCACCAATATGTGAAAAATCTGGAGAAAGAAATCCCCCTTTGTGAAAGAGGCTGCACATATTGCAGAACCCACAAgagcagagaaaggaaaaataatgtaaCTCTGCAGTACTGTGTCTTAAATACCTATTAAGAGATCGGGAGAGAACTGGGTCTGAAAAGGAGTTTTGAGAACCTTTCTTTAATCTTgggaggattcagcagctctgaggaacagaggacACTCATTGCAAAACATCAGGGATGAAACTGAGAGCCGGCAGCCTTTTTGTTTGGTACACCTCATGATATCCTCAGGAATACTCCTCACCTTGGTCCTGTCTGATCCTCTCCTGCTCTGTGTAACCCGCTGCTGCCATATTGAGACGGCTCAGCCACCTACAGCAAAGCAGAATCAGCATCAGGAAGAGAATAGTGACCAGGcaatcaaaatgaaaactggTGCATGCGTACACTCATGTCCCGCTTGTGTCTCAAATAAGCCAGTAAGCATGGGTGTTTAATGACTATGTGGTCAGGTGAGAGTTACCCCCAAAGGGGATCATTTGGACGGCCAGTCAGTGTGGACATTTCCCTCCAGGAGGAGGTATCTGAAAGCACCCCTtttgaaaatgtctttgaatAACAAGAAACGAAGAAGTTTCTGAGCCTGGTGAGCCACTCCGCCTTAAGACCAGGTAGCGCGAGGTTCAGGCCCCAGTGGCATTTCAAACGTTCAGCTGCAGGCGAGTCGTTTCACGTTGTCCCATTCCAAAACAGACACCACCTCCTTCGGCATCTAACGACCTCCACCAAACAGTGGCGTAATGGCACGCCCACATCACTGTCCAACACCAGGCTCAGAATGCCATCCAAAACCAGGTACACAtccacacagcacagtaaaatttactacatcaattcagggtaagtgtacctcgttcaaaggtactacaacaggagataGGATTCCAACCTGGATCCTTCGGATTCCAAGGTCGTGCTCTAATGCCACCTGTTATGCCAGTTAGTATCAGTCCAGTTATACTGCGGGTACTGCAGGGGTGCTAGTGTTTGTCTTGACAGATGTCCTGCAGTCTCTGCCCACTGTATCTGTACCTGCTCTTGGAGTCTCACCTGTTCATGTCGTCCAAGCCATCTGCTGCAAAGTAGAAACTTTTGATCTTTGGATGGCAGGCCTTGAAAGCACTAGGGAACAAAGAAGCATTTCTGTGAACAGCCGCACGGTGGAGCTGTAACACACGACCTTCAGTCGCAcatgaaccacacacacaagcaaggcACACACACCATTAAAACAGGCAGTGTGTCCATCTTGCTCCTCACAGAGGCCAACCTAAATTGCACTCAACCAAGAGTGCGCTAGGGCTAGATGCGTTTCCATGGATACTCACTACTTCCTGCGGCACTCGCTGGCCCGGTCGATGTGGAACTCCGGCAGACTGACAAAGCCTTCAGCCTTCTCATCCTGGAAGAGGAACACACTGAATTTGCTTCGCATGGAGCTCTGAGTTCTCTCAGCTGTGCCCCACAGGATCTTTTACTTCCAACACTGTGAAACGTTCCAACAACCATCTAACCTGACCCAGCACTTCCTCATCAGGACTCCACCATCACCATCCCAACACCACCTTTTCCACAATCCATGAGCTACACACAAGTGGACCCACCTAGATGCTGGTACAACTTTGGTTAAACGATCATGTAGGAGATCTGTCCATGAACATCACTGTCATCTTCATTACAGTAATTGATCTAAACCCCCAGCAGATACCTCTTCATCCACCCGTCAATAGACACCTCTTCATCCACGTACAAGTGGACACTTCCCCATCCACCCACCACTATtacacttacagttattcatttagctgatgcttttctccaaactgatttaCAGTGTCAGCCTTATAGCAGACATTACCCCATCCACCCACCAGTAGATACCTTCTCATCCACTCATTACTGAACGTCTCCTCATCCATCCACCAGGAGACATCACCTCACCCACCCACAATTAGACATCTCCTCATCCACACAACAGCAGAGACCTCCTCCTGTACCCATCGGTAGACACCTCCTCATTCACACACCAGTAGACACCTCCTTATGCACTCATCAGTACACACCTTCTCATCCACCCACCAGCAGACACTTGTTCTCACCTCCTCGCCCATGTACCAGTAGAGGCAGGAGTCCTTCAGCACAAACCAGTACTTCTTCCACTTGTGGGAGAAGTAGCTCTTTGCATCTCTCTTCTTCCAGAGCCAGCCCTCACAATCGCCACGTCCAAGCTCCTTGCAGGAGATGCGTCGCTTGCTGCTGGCAGTCGGCTGTGCGGCTGATGGGGGCAAACCAGTTATATGCTGACAGAGTGAAACGCTGTGTGGCGGAGTTGACGAGCACAGGAACGAACGGGACAAAAGAGCGGCACTCGAACCGCAGTAACAGAAGGTGGCGAAGGGCGGCGTTCAcctgtcttcttcttcttggacCTGGAGAGCAGCGATGAATGTTGAAACGTCTGCAAGCAGGCGGAGAAACAGCTGCTGTCAGTTCGCAGTGCATGTATTATTAGTGGATTTATTAATAGTGAGCTGCGCAGTTTAACCATTTAACTGCCTGGCTGTCTCTCTGTTCGCACCCTAAAGTGAGTCCACCCCCACATGCCaaaagaacattctggaacGAGGTGGAAAAGCAGGGCTTTGAAGGGCCTGGGCTACAGCCTGCTGCAATGATGGGACAGAATATGGTTTTTGTGATGTCCCAAGCCTGGGAGGttcttgacctctgaccccatgGCAAGCAGGAAGCGCCAAgcatggggggaggggcggcCACAACACGGCACACAACAGAGCGCATTGAGCGCAGTGTGAGAGGGCCCTTTGTAAGGTGCCCATAATGGACAGGAGGGTTCGAGAGACAAATTACAGAGTGTCTCACTGTAACCCCTGCCCCCCACCGCTCTCTCTAGGGGCTCATCAGCCCGCTGGGACAACAGAACCACAGGGCTTGCCAAGAGCTGCAACAATGCCATCTGTCATGGGCACCAGCTCGGAGTGCCAGCTATGCGCTCAccgtgcctgtgtgtgtgtgtgtgtgtgtgtgtgtgtgtgtgtgtgtgtgtgtgtgtgtatgcgtgtgtgtgtgtgctctgtttgATTTCCCACCGATGTGTGTCTGCAATATTTGTACTTTTCTTGTGcagtttattataaaaaaattttaaaatcttccAAATAACTTTTTATATTAGTGACCTTCGCTTTCAAAACACACCTGCTCAACAAAGAGAAAAGCACATCCCTGCATCATCTAGAACACGGCACTCGAAGCATGTGTGTGCCGTCCAAAGCGTGTGCCTCCCAAAGTGCGTCAGCATTTTTAGCCTGCAGTCCCCCCACTTCAAGGATAACAAAGTGGCTCTTGCTCCGATATGGTGTGTGTACTGACTCACAGAAACATGCTGAGTCGCAGTGATACACATTGCGCATCTCAGTGCCAACCAAGCAGTGCAGGACTAAATAATGGCGTCAAATACAGGtatccctcaatttacaaactcgctttatctgaaatttcaatATAACAGCTCTTCGCTTTTATTAGTGTATCAGTATAACAAAACGGGTGGCACCACTcccgcctgggtggtgtgagaggacgtgggttcgatccccgctcagtctgtgtgcagtttgcatgttctccctgtgtctgtgtgggtttccttggggtgctctggtttcttcccacagtccaaagacatgctgtttaggttcacccatagtgtatgagtgacagagagcgtgtgatccactgatgtatggatgagtgacccaatgtaagtagtgtatctagcagtgtaagtcactgcggtgaattaggtgtgtgggctgataacactacatagagttcattggaagttgctttggagaaaagcgtccgctaagtgaataaatgtaaaatttttccacagtgtcaaaaaaaaaaaaattgatcatAATGCAAGTGAAGCAGAAATGCAGTAAGGTATTGTTCTTAGCTCAtgtgcatccagatctctccgcCTGTTGGTGAGTTAGGAATCTGGGTGTTGCTTTATAAAagtggggcattatgggaagtgtacgGAATTCCACCGGAGCGTCTGTCGGCTGtattgggtgtgttatttagctgagctgcagagacagcagagtagTTTGCAGGAAtagtttagctgatggttttttggATATGTATGAACATTCTGTcaacagtgtgcagttttacaaagttgttcacaataaacataACATGATCAATATATCTCttcttggtttattgctcatcctgcaGACAACCAAGCAATTAAAACCAAAAGTTGACATTACCCCATAGcagtaagtgtgtaaatgtacatgttttgtGTCACGCTGAAATGATGGGTTGTGTTCTACTCATATATTGGAaaattggtttggggtttttggatgggctggaaaagcactattattattttccccatGTGAAATCATGGAAAATGGACCTTTGGTATCTGAAATTTCAAAATCTACACCGATTTCAGGAAAGAATTAATTCCACAAACAAATGGTTGCCTGTAATCAACTAATAAATATCAGCCCATAATGAGGAAACAAATGTCAAAGTGTCCATCTCACCTTCTTTCGTACATAACAGTTCACACTTGTAGACCGTTTAGAGGCTACAACTTTACATGTGTACACACACGCGTGTGCAGTGAGCCTAAAACTTCATATCAGTCACAGGATTCCTGCAGTTATCAGGCTTTAAGGTCAAAAAGGATTCCTGCACCAATCACAACTTattaccggggggggggggtacagtaACCAGAACCAACTGTTAAATAAATggactgttatttttttgtaaatgattaCTCCAAAATAGTACTCCAAAGATGTGCCCAAGGAAAAGCATCTAGGTCTAAAACTACTCAAGGTATTTTAGGTACTCAAGGGTATGCAGACCACACATTCACGCGAACCCCAAATTAATTACATAACTTTCTTATTTCATAAACTCTAATACTGCTGAATTTGAGGCCAAGGATTTTCACCCTAAACAGAGCTGCTTGTTGGCGGCTTCTAGGTGGCTCTCAGTTTAAGGGAGATTTTTGAGCTGACAGCTGACAGTAGCCAATGCAATCCTCGGAAGGAGGCAGATGGCAATGAGGAGCTGTTTGTTCTTGGTTCGCAGTAAAAGTGCATGATGGGTTTTGTAGAGGAAAAAGCTCTATGACAAAAATAGAAAAGTGATGGAAGAGGGTGAAAGAGCAGTTTTGGAATACATGTACTTTCTTTACAAATCTACATGagtaacattaaaaagcatcagaaaCTACTATGAAAAGTATGGTTTGTTATAATGTGCACTACTCATAGTGTTACTGAAACAACCACTtttacatttgtctgacacttttctccaaagaaactatcatcatcatcatcataaaccACTCATCCTattcagggttgcagggaaccagagtctaacccagcaacacaggacaaaaggggacacacccaggacaggatgccagtccatcgcaaggcaccccaagcagaactcaaaccacctaccagagagcagaacccagtccaacctactgcaccaccacaccccccacttaAGTAACTGACAATGTGAAGCTATTTCAGAGTTATAtacctatttattcagctgggtaactttactggacccattcaagggtactacacatggtggtgggatttgaacctgcaatctgtGGGTtcaaggacagcagctctaacccgtACACTAGCAGCTGTTAGCAGTCAGAGTCCTGCAGCAGATGAGAGACAACGCGGCCGAAGGTCCGGGGCGATCAACAGTAACGTTCATGCTGAGTCAGAGAGTCAGCGAGAGACAGAAGACTCACATGGTAGAGGGAGGTGGAGTCAGAGCTTGGCGTGGACACAGACTCCTGCCTCATGGTTTCCATCTGTAAAGACGGAACGAGGGTGTAGCGGCTGGGGCTGCCTGACTTTTCGCCCTTCCTCCTGCTGCGCCTGCTGCTGCGGCCTGTGAGGTACTCCTCCGGGGGGCCCTGGTCCTCGCTCACATAGCGCAGAAGAGAGTTCTCTGTGCGTCACCATGGAGACAGCAGAGGAAATGCACAGTCAACAGTAGGAACCAGAGGAACCAGGAGGCACCACCAGGGAGACCAAAATCATGGACTATGTCACACATGCTGTCCTGGGCCTCTTTCTTGCAGTTAAACACACGCACAGTTGGTGGAGACCCCCTGCAGTGTTGTCTCCAACAGCGGCCACAGCGAATACAGCCACAGGGTTTAACACAGTCATGACAGCACACGATCTCCCACTACAGCACaaacaaattacagtatatCCGGACGTTCACCACTATAAATAAACCTGTCCACACAATGACAGTCTCTGGAGAAGCGCAAACCAGCGGGATTGagatgctggggggggggagtgctgCGGGGGTTGCCATGACAACGGAGAACTTCTCAACCTGAGCATCTGAGAGGCGTCTTTTCAGTGGGAAGAGAGGAGGAAAGGGAGCGGAGGAACGAGAGAAATCAGACAAAAGAGATGGAGGCAGGCAATGAGAAAAGGGGGGAGAGACCGGGAGAGCGAGCGATAGAAAGCTCTGCTTCCTTCTGAACGAAGGGATCACCTGTCTGCATCCGAATTAACACAAGCCTCAGTGTGAATAAGCCAAACATCTGGATGTGGGACTTATCTCCCACATGGCATACAGCTGCTGCCCATCCCCAGAGAAATTCTGCAGCCACACAATGTTCCAGGCAGTTCCTGGACAGTTCTGGGTGTGAACCCATGACCTGGCTGGTGAAGGTTCTGTATCGTCACTGAAGGGGCCTCAACTTACCTCTCCTGCTCTCTCGCTTCAGTTTGCCCGGATCCTCGTAATCCCCCACCCAGCTGTACTCCACGGGCATGGAGACGGGCCTCAGCCTGCCTGAGGAGAGGgtacgcgcgcacacacacacacacacacacacacacacaccacacacacacacacacacacacacacacacacacacacacacagactgagtaaaGCTGCTGAGAAGGAGCAAGATTTCACAGAGTGCAGTTATGACCAATATGTTACAAATACCAGGTAACGTAGCAGGCAAGGATGAGTACCAGAAGGTTGTTTGTTCAAGttccatttttaatattgcCGCTCTACCCTTAATAATGGTGCTTGAGTCAcattctccagtaaaatactgaGCTGCatgaatgtggaaaaaacaaTGTGGCTGTCGACAAAAGCATCATCTTTGCAGTGTTAATAATGACAATTATGATGACCATGATGAAAAAG
Protein-coding sequences here:
- the LOC108923798 gene encoding connector enhancer of kinase suppressor of ras 2-like isoform X3 — its product is MALVMEPVSKWSPGQVVDWMRGLDDCLQQYIKNFERERIGGEQLLRITHQELEDLGVSRIGHQELILEAVDLLCALNYGLETENLKTLSHKLNASAKNLQNFITGRRRSGHYDGRTTRKLPNDFLTSVVDLIAAAKSLLAWLDRCYLFFRSPFAAVADYSVTRNNVIQLCLELTTIVQQDCTVYETENKILHVCKTLSGVCDHIISLSSDPVVSQSAHLEVVHLTNIKPSEGLGMYIKSTYDGLHVITGTTEGSPADRCKKIHAGDEVIQVNHQTVVGWQLRNLVSSLRGDPAGVVLTLKKRPQSTLGSAPALLKNMRWKPLALQPLVPSSPTSSVATPTSTISTPSRRDSSALQDLFIPPPPSEPYTPRDEQGNLPGDDVSGLHGVPVAKGSESPNSFLDQEYRKRFPLMEEEAVLYCYEYDKNRSTPPGRRDSTPTYGRLRPVSMPVEYSWVGDYEDPGKLKRESRRENSLLRYVSEDQGPPEEYLTGRSSRRSRRKGEKSGSPSRYTLVPSLQMETMRQESVSTPSSDSTSLYHTFQHSSLLSRSKKKKTAAQPTASSKRRISCKELGRGDCEGWLWKKRDAKSYFSHKWKKYWFVLKDSCLYWYMGEEDEKAEGFVSLPEFHIDRASECRRKYAFKACHPKIKSFYFAADGLDDMNRWLSRLNMAAAGYTEQERIRQDQDYWSESDREDTDTPSTPKQDSPPPPYDTYPRPPSVGGSSPYLEPKHGRLSSTETSQSRSSHEEFRSEPLGGSSSGTSPACKSASQRRSWQDLIETPLTSSGLHYLQTLPLDDAVFSSEPGTALSPEGRRQSTLPAQRSLLQEHYGPLTPAGGGQLLNVPGGGGKPRSYTLPRDGGLHALLSMTASTDQSDATRYHRGQGHSHDRDTEQDGQQVDSLRDLYRALERASLSPLGEHRPSSRLEYKRSFVRRCNDPLLNEKLHRLRILQSTLKDSQLHDTKPPSGY
- the LOC108923798 gene encoding connector enhancer of kinase suppressor of ras 2-like isoform X2, which codes for MALVMEPVSKWSPGQVVDWMRGLDDCLQQYIKNFERERIGGEQLLRITHQELEDLGVSRIGHQELILEAVDLLCALNYGLETENLKTLSHKLNASAKNLQNFITGRRRSGHYDGRTTRKLPNDFLTSVVDLIAAAKSLLAWLDRSPFAAVADYSVTRNNVIQLCLELTTIVQQDCTVYETENKILHVCKTLSGVCDHIISLSSDPVVSQSAHLEVVHLTNIKPSEGLGMYIKSTYDGLHVITGTTEGSPADRCKKIHAGDEVIQVNHQTVVGWQLRNLVSSLRGDPAGVVLTLKKRPQSTLGSAPALLKNMRWKPLALQPLVPSSPTSSVATPTSTISTPSRRDSSALQDLFIPPPPSEPYTPRDEQGNLPGDDVSGLHGVPVAKGSESPNSFLDQEYRKRFPLMEEEAVLYCYEYDKNRSTPPGRRDSTPTYGRLRPVSMPVEYSWVGDYEDPGKLKRESRRENSLLRYVSEDQGPPEEYLTGRSSRRSRRKGEKSGSPSRYTLVPSLQMETMRQESVSTPSSDSTSLYHTFQHSSLLSRSKKKKTAAQPTASSKRRISCKELGRGDCEGWLWKKRDAKSYFSHKWKKYWFVLKDSCLYWYMGEEDEKAEGFVSLPEFHIDRASECRRKYAFKACHPKIKSFYFAADGLDDMNRWLSRLNMAAAGYTEQERIRQDQDYWSESDREDTDTPSTPKQDSPPPPYDTYPRPPSVGGSSPYLEPKHGRLSSTETSQSRSSHEEFRSEPLGGSSSGTSPACKSASQRRSWQDLIETPLTSSGLHYLQTLPLDDAVFSSEPGTALSPEGRRQSTLPAQRSLLQEHYGPLTPAGGGQLLNVPGGGGKPRSYTLPRDGGLHALLSMTASTDQSDATRYHRGQGHSHDRDTEQDGQQVDSLRDLYRALERASLSPLGEHRPSSRLEYKRSFVRRCNDPLLNEKLHRLRILQSTLKDRAGQVALIDKLLANPELTSSAFLEWKRVYVELFGAESQSDREPTSSAPSPAPDQSPALSPAPGRTPLLSHTHSYIETHV
- the LOC108923798 gene encoding connector enhancer of kinase suppressor of ras 2-like isoform X4 produces the protein MALVMEPVSKWSPGQVVDWMRGLDDCLQQYIKNFERERIGGEQLLRITHQELEDLGVSRIGHQELILEAVDLLCALNYGLETENLKTLSHKLNASAKNLQNFITGRRRSGHYDGRTTRKLPNDFLTSVVDLIAAAKSLLAWLDRSPFAAVADYSVTRNNVIQLCLELTTIVQQDCTVYETENKILHVCKTLSGVCDHIISLSSDPVVSQSAHLEVVHLTNIKPSEGLGMYIKSTYDGLHVITGTTEGSPADRCKKIHAGDEVIQVNHQTVVGWQLRNLVSSLRGDPAGVVLTLKKRPQSTLGSAPALLKNMRWKPLALQPLVPSSPTSSVATPTSTISTPSRRDSSALQDLFIPPPPSEPYTPRDEQGNLPGDDVSGLHGVPVAKGSESPNSFLDQEYRKRFPLMEEEAVLYCYEYDKNRSTPPGRRDSTPTYGRLRPVSMPVEYSWVGDYEDPGKLKRESRRENSLLRYVSEDQGPPEEYLTGRSSRRSRRKGEKSGSPSRYTLVPSLQMETMRQESVSTPSSDSTSLYHTFQHSSLLSRSKKKKTAAQPTASSKRRISCKELGRGDCEGWLWKKRDAKSYFSHKWKKYWFVLKDSCLYWYMGEEDEKAEGFVSLPEFHIDRASECRRKYAFKACHPKIKSFYFAADGLDDMNRWLSRLNMAAAGYTEQERIRQDQDYWSESDREDTDTPSTPKQDSPPPPYDTYPRPPSVGGSSPYLEPKHGRLSSTETSQSRSSHEEFRSEPLGGSSSGTSPACKSASQRRSWQDLIETPLTSSGLHYLQTLPLDDAVFSSEPGTALSPEGRRQSTLPAQRSLLQEHYGPLTPAGGGQLLNVPGGGGKPRSYTLPRDGGLHALLSMTASTDQSDATRYHRGQGHSHDRDTEQDGQQVDSLRDLYRALERASLSPLGEHRPSSRLEYKRSFVRRCNDPLLNEKLHRLRILQSTLKDSQLHDTKPPSGY